One segment of Desulfosudis oleivorans Hxd3 DNA contains the following:
- the rsxE gene encoding electron transport complex subunit RsxE yields the protein MSTEPTPMERFLQGIIPENPVYRQLLGLCPVLAVTGNMQSAMTMAGAVLFVLFCANVMISLIRNILKPHLRIVIFTLTIATFVTIVDRFLAAYMYNMSKALGPYIPLIIVNCIIICRCEVCASKQSVFHAGADAIGQSLGFALALASIATVREILGTGMFFGLPVLPDVWPDWVIMALPPGAFFTFGLLLGLVNWFTANRAKKEKNS from the coding sequence ATGTCGACCGAACCCACACCGATGGAAAGATTTTTACAGGGCATTATTCCGGAAAATCCGGTCTACCGCCAGCTGCTGGGCCTCTGCCCCGTACTGGCGGTCACTGGCAACATGCAGTCGGCCATGACCATGGCCGGGGCCGTTCTTTTCGTGCTTTTCTGTGCCAATGTGATGATCAGCCTGATTCGCAACATTTTAAAACCCCATCTGCGGATTGTTATTTTCACCCTGACCATCGCCACCTTTGTAACCATTGTGGACCGGTTCCTGGCCGCCTACATGTACAACATGAGCAAGGCGCTGGGCCCCTACATCCCGCTGATCATCGTGAACTGCATCATCATCTGCCGGTGCGAGGTGTGCGCCTCCAAACAGTCGGTGTTCCATGCCGGGGCCGATGCCATCGGCCAGTCCCTGGGGTTTGCCCTGGCCCTGGCCAGCATCGCCACCGTTCGGGAGATCCTGGGCACTGGCATGTTTTTCGGTCTTCCCGTGCTGCCGGATGTCTGGCCCGACTGGGTCATCATGGCCCTGCCGCCCGGCGCGTTTTTCACCTTCGGCCTGCTGCTGGGCCTGGTGAACTGGTTTACGGCCAACAGAGCCAAAAAAGAAAAAAACAGCTAA
- a CDS encoding electron transport complex protein RnfA, whose amino-acid sequence MNYIIDIFLIAMSAALINNFVLYYFVGICPFIGVSRNISMAFGMGCAVTFVITIAAFISWAITTFVLIPGAPLTAFVAGFFLPGEQAAAVDLTILSYIVYIFAISSSVQFVEMYVRKFFPPLYKSFGVFLPLITTNCAILFACLTIMSNVAVDNPAEAWDLGRALVLAIFGGVGFTIAIVIMAGIREELDMCDVPKPLQGAAITLVTAGILAMGFMGFTGVDSGLKKALKPEPAQEMSINLQDAAPVLARVTIEN is encoded by the coding sequence ATGAATTATATTATTGACATCTTCCTGATCGCCATGAGCGCGGCCCTGATCAATAACTTCGTGCTCTATTACTTTGTGGGCATCTGCCCCTTTATCGGCGTGTCCCGCAACATCAGCATGGCTTTCGGCATGGGGTGCGCCGTGACATTTGTCATCACCATCGCGGCCTTTATCAGCTGGGCCATCACCACCTTTGTCCTGATTCCCGGCGCCCCGCTAACCGCTTTTGTCGCCGGGTTCTTTCTGCCCGGGGAGCAGGCGGCGGCCGTGGACCTGACCATCCTGAGCTACATTGTCTATATTTTTGCCATCTCCTCTTCGGTGCAGTTCGTGGAGATGTATGTGCGCAAGTTTTTTCCGCCCCTTTATAAATCTTTTGGCGTGTTTCTGCCCCTGATCACCACCAACTGCGCCATTCTCTTTGCCTGTCTGACCATCATGAGCAACGTGGCTGTGGATAATCCGGCCGAGGCGTGGGATCTGGGCCGGGCACTGGTGCTGGCCATTTTCGGCGGCGTGGGCTTTACCATCGCTATCGTGATCATGGCCGGCATTCGTGAGGAGCTGGACATGTGCGACGTGCCCAAGCCGCTTCAGGGCGCGGCCATCACGCTGGTGACCGCCGGGATTCTGGCCATGGGATTTATGGGATTCACCGGCGTGGATTCAGGCCTGAAAAAGGCACTGAAGCCGGAACCGGCCCAGGAAATGAGCATCAACTTGCAGGATGCGGCGCCGGTTCTGGCCCGGGTGACAATTGAAAACTAG
- a CDS encoding RnfABCDGE type electron transport complex subunit B produces the protein MSAVTIGLAAGTLVGMAVILTYILGWANVAFYVEVDPRVDAVSKALPGANCGGCGFVGCGEYAEAVVMQGAPVNKCAPGGANCAAAIAQIMGVEVGEALPYRPIVHCGAHTKDKHGISDYRGEQRCVTANIVADVQGCTYGCLGFGDCVEACAYDAIHVINGLAVVDYTACVGCGACAKACPRNIITMTPFKADRVFAVLCSNKDAGKEVKKVCDVGCLGCKACERACGLFAIKDNLSCINYDDYDPEHLEDIFKAIDKCPQKGIVLVGKPSEKDMAAVADKEAPSVVTPDFKTTVDDTEWRG, from the coding sequence ATGTCGGCGGTAACCATCGGACTGGCAGCCGGAACCCTGGTGGGAATGGCGGTGATATTGACCTACATACTGGGCTGGGCCAACGTGGCCTTTTATGTGGAGGTGGACCCCCGGGTGGATGCGGTTTCCAAGGCCCTTCCCGGCGCCAACTGCGGCGGCTGCGGCTTTGTGGGGTGCGGCGAGTATGCCGAAGCGGTTGTGATGCAGGGAGCTCCGGTGAACAAGTGCGCCCCGGGCGGCGCCAACTGCGCGGCGGCCATTGCCCAGATCATGGGCGTGGAGGTGGGCGAGGCCCTGCCTTACCGGCCCATTGTTCACTGTGGCGCCCACACGAAAGACAAGCACGGCATCAGCGACTACCGGGGTGAGCAGCGCTGCGTCACCGCCAACATCGTGGCCGATGTTCAGGGCTGCACCTACGGCTGCCTGGGGTTCGGCGACTGTGTCGAGGCCTGTGCCTATGACGCCATTCATGTGATCAACGGCCTGGCCGTTGTGGACTATACCGCCTGCGTGGGCTGCGGGGCCTGTGCCAAGGCCTGCCCGCGCAACATCATCACCATGACCCCGTTCAAGGCGGACCGGGTGTTTGCCGTACTCTGTTCCAACAAGGACGCGGGCAAGGAAGTCAAGAAGGTCTGCGACGTAGGCTGCCTGGGGTGCAAGGCGTGCGAGCGGGCCTGTGGCCTGTTTGCCATCAAGGACAATCTTTCCTGCATCAACTACGACGATTACGATCCTGAGCACCTGGAAGATATTTTCAAGGCCATTGACAAATGCCCGCAGAAGGGCATCGTGCTGGTGGGAAAACCCTCTGAAAAAGACATGGCCGCGGTGGCGGACAAAGAGGCCCCGTCGGTTGTCACGCCGGACTTCAAGACCACGGTGGACGACACCGAGTGGCGCGGATAA
- a CDS encoding molybdopterin-containing oxidoreductase family protein, translated as MATTKVKTICFECHSRCGLVLEVEGGRVTAVHGDKDHPHSHGYSCPKGRACMEIIYHPDRITTPLIKVGERQGTRFEKASWDDALGLVAERLLASREQWGAESVVFGSGTTRGMAPYINRFLALFGSPNFMAPSNMSGGPLALGSATTTGFGLVDPDYANTRCMLLWAHNPENSWPGLYLYDINQGLKKGATLIVVDPRGTRFAKKADHWLRLRPGTDVALVLSFIHVIIENGLYDKAFVEQWTSGFDRLREYVADFAPEKVESITWVPAGQIKTAATVFATARPSVVGPGMGGVCQANDAFDLTRGLTILAAITGNLEVPGGNLNCTPPTRKRSCYGSDYDAPRNLPPDQAAKKLGADTYPLFGLVPIPCPPQAVWPAITDGKPYPVRALGLFANNSVCAYPHSARVRSVLQRLDFLFCVDYFHTPTTELADVILPPAHWSERDDVEDLLMKNHLFCQPKAVEPVPECRDEKEILIGLAQKMGLTEYWKSVTEILDYRLEPVSMTFAEFKKTGVFANPVEYKRYEKTGRFRTPSGKVELYAEYLTGLGIAPLPVFREPDEGPVSRPDLYREYPLILTTGGRNIVYYHSSHRNIPSLRKKAPDPELQIHPDTAADLGVSEGEWVYLATPRAKVEIKIRLFADIDPRVVHAPHGFWYGVADGWRRLNINMVTNDEPLCPVTASVPIKSLLCRLEKMAPR; from the coding sequence ATGGCAACCACAAAGGTTAAAACCATCTGTTTTGAGTGTCACTCCCGCTGCGGCCTGGTGCTTGAGGTGGAGGGCGGCCGGGTGACGGCCGTCCATGGAGACAAGGACCATCCTCACAGCCACGGTTACAGTTGCCCCAAGGGCCGGGCCTGCATGGAGATCATCTACCACCCGGACCGGATCACCACGCCCCTGATCAAGGTGGGGGAACGGCAGGGAACGCGTTTTGAAAAGGCCTCCTGGGATGATGCCCTGGGCCTGGTCGCCGAGCGGCTGCTGGCAAGCCGGGAGCAGTGGGGGGCCGAGTCCGTGGTGTTCGGCTCCGGCACCACCCGGGGCATGGCGCCTTACATCAACCGGTTTCTGGCCCTGTTCGGGTCCCCCAACTTCATGGCCCCCTCCAACATGAGCGGCGGCCCCCTGGCCCTGGGCAGCGCCACCACCACCGGCTTCGGCCTGGTGGACCCGGATTACGCCAACACCCGGTGCATGCTGCTGTGGGCCCACAACCCGGAAAACTCCTGGCCCGGGCTCTACCTTTACGATATCAACCAGGGCCTGAAAAAAGGGGCCACGCTGATTGTGGTTGACCCCAGAGGCACCCGGTTTGCCAAAAAAGCCGATCACTGGCTGCGGCTGCGGCCCGGCACGGACGTGGCCCTGGTGCTCTCTTTTATTCACGTGATTATTGAAAACGGGCTTTACGACAAGGCTTTTGTGGAGCAGTGGACATCCGGGTTTGACCGGCTTCGGGAGTATGTGGCCGACTTTGCCCCGGAAAAGGTTGAATCCATCACCTGGGTGCCGGCCGGTCAGATCAAAACTGCGGCCACGGTGTTTGCCACTGCCCGGCCGTCGGTGGTGGGACCGGGCATGGGCGGCGTGTGCCAGGCCAACGACGCCTTTGACCTGACCCGGGGCCTGACCATCCTGGCCGCCATCACCGGTAATCTGGAGGTGCCCGGCGGCAACCTCAACTGCACGCCGCCCACCCGCAAACGCAGCTGCTACGGTTCCGACTATGACGCGCCCAGAAACCTCCCCCCGGACCAGGCCGCCAAGAAGCTGGGCGCCGACACCTATCCCCTGTTCGGGCTGGTGCCCATTCCCTGCCCGCCCCAGGCGGTGTGGCCGGCCATCACAGACGGCAAACCCTATCCGGTCAGGGCCCTGGGCCTGTTTGCCAACAACAGCGTGTGCGCTTATCCCCATTCGGCCAGGGTACGCTCGGTGCTCCAGCGCCTGGACTTTCTTTTTTGCGTGGACTATTTTCACACCCCCACCACCGAGCTGGCCGATGTGATCCTGCCCCCGGCCCACTGGAGCGAGCGGGACGACGTGGAAGACCTGCTGATGAAAAACCATCTTTTCTGCCAGCCAAAGGCGGTGGAGCCGGTGCCGGAATGCCGGGATGAAAAGGAGATCCTCATCGGCCTGGCGCAAAAAATGGGGCTTACAGAATACTGGAAGTCGGTTACCGAAATTCTGGACTACCGGCTGGAGCCGGTGAGCATGACCTTTGCGGAATTTAAGAAGACCGGTGTGTTCGCCAATCCCGTCGAATATAAGCGATACGAAAAGACCGGGCGGTTCCGGACCCCGTCGGGCAAGGTGGAGCTTTACGCTGAATACCTGACCGGGCTGGGCATCGCGCCCCTGCCGGTGTTCCGTGAGCCCGACGAAGGACCGGTCAGCCGGCCCGATCTTTACAGGGAATATCCGCTGATCCTGACCACCGGGGGCCGCAATATCGTTTATTACCACTCCTCCCACCGGAACATTCCCTCCCTGCGAAAAAAGGCACCGGACCCGGAGCTTCAGATTCATCCGGACACGGCCGCCGACCTGGGGGTTTCCGAGGGGGAATGGGTTTATCTGGCCACGCCCCGGGCAAAGGTGGAAATTAAAATTCGCCTTTTTGCGGACATTGACCCCCGGGTGGTGCACGCACCCCACGGCTTCTGGTACGGGGTGGCGGATGGATGGCGCCGGCTCAACATCAACATGGTGACCAATGACGAGCCCCTGTGCCCGGTGACCGCGTCGGTGCCCATAAAGTCCCTTTTGTGCCGGCTGGAAAAGATGGCGCCCCGATAG
- a CDS encoding AMP-dependent synthetase/ligase, which produces MAIKDYKNIHEMLKETIDARADQTAYRWFREAGVTDSITWAGFYDQVRQAAKSLIALDVNKQDKVNILSYTCYQWVLCDMAIASCNGVTVGIYQSNLPHDCKYIINHSDAVVIFAEDQKQLDKLLSIRADIPNIRKVILFKGKGTGDGWAISFDEFLALGKDVADEKLKERIDAAGPSDPAAIVYTSGTTGVPKGAVLTHDNLTFTAQSARECADIHEGDNTFLFLPLAHVFARLCVYFSVLTGTCTTFARSIDTLVDDLKASEPDWFASVPRIYEKVYAKVISGAEAKGGLALKIFRWACTVGNEISDRRLNKQPIPAGTAFKYKIATKLVFSKLQAALGGRVRWCISGAAPLNPDIAKFFHAADVLILEGLGMSENTSFTNVNRVDNYRFGWVGQPGPGIEQKIAEDGEVLFRGRNVMKEYYKMPEETAKTIAPDGWQSTGDLGEIDDQGFLQITGRKKDLIITAGGKNIAPSAIEGVIATSKYIAQVTVIGDRRKYLTALVVMDPETVAEYAQSNNIAFTDINDLGQKPEILKLIETEVAEKNKAFASFENIKKVTIVPEFTIDNGLITPTFKIKRNVVMERFAEKIDAMYPKD; this is translated from the coding sequence ATGGCCATCAAGGATTATAAAAATATTCATGAAATGCTCAAGGAGACGATTGACGCCCGCGCCGACCAGACCGCCTACCGGTGGTTCCGTGAGGCCGGTGTGACGGACTCAATCACCTGGGCCGGGTTTTACGACCAGGTCCGGCAGGCGGCCAAAAGCCTTATTGCCCTGGATGTAAACAAACAGGACAAGGTCAACATTCTCAGCTACACCTGTTATCAGTGGGTGCTGTGCGACATGGCCATTGCCTCCTGCAACGGGGTCACCGTGGGCATCTACCAGTCCAACCTGCCCCATGACTGCAAATACATCATCAACCATTCGGACGCGGTGGTGATCTTTGCCGAGGACCAGAAACAACTCGATAAGCTGCTCTCCATTCGGGCCGATATTCCCAACATTCGTAAGGTGATCCTGTTTAAAGGCAAGGGGACCGGAGATGGCTGGGCCATCAGCTTTGACGAGTTCCTGGCCCTGGGAAAGGATGTGGCCGACGAAAAACTCAAGGAACGCATTGACGCGGCCGGCCCGTCGGACCCGGCCGCCATTGTCTACACATCCGGCACCACCGGCGTTCCCAAGGGCGCCGTGCTGACCCACGACAACCTCACCTTCACGGCCCAGTCAGCCAGGGAGTGCGCCGATATTCACGAAGGAGACAACACCTTCCTGTTTCTCCCCCTGGCCCACGTGTTTGCCCGGCTCTGCGTCTACTTCTCCGTGCTGACCGGAACCTGCACCACCTTTGCCCGCAGCATCGACACCCTGGTGGACGACCTGAAGGCATCCGAGCCCGACTGGTTTGCCAGCGTGCCCCGCATCTATGAAAAAGTTTACGCCAAGGTGATCAGCGGCGCCGAAGCCAAGGGCGGCCTGGCCCTGAAAATTTTCCGGTGGGCCTGCACCGTGGGCAACGAGATCAGTGACCGCCGGCTCAACAAACAACCCATTCCCGCGGGAACGGCCTTTAAATACAAGATCGCCACCAAGCTGGTGTTCTCCAAGCTTCAGGCGGCCCTGGGCGGCCGGGTACGGTGGTGCATCAGCGGCGCCGCACCGCTGAACCCCGATATCGCCAAGTTTTTTCATGCCGCCGATGTGCTGATCCTGGAAGGCCTCGGCATGAGTGAAAACACCTCCTTTACCAACGTCAACCGGGTGGACAACTACCGGTTTGGCTGGGTGGGCCAGCCCGGCCCCGGCATTGAGCAGAAGATCGCCGAAGACGGAGAAGTCCTGTTTCGCGGCCGAAACGTCATGAAAGAGTACTACAAGATGCCCGAGGAGACGGCCAAAACCATTGCCCCGGACGGCTGGCAATCCACCGGCGACCTGGGCGAGATCGACGACCAGGGATTTTTGCAGATCACCGGACGGAAAAAGGACCTGATCATCACCGCCGGCGGCAAGAACATCGCGCCTTCGGCCATCGAAGGGGTGATCGCCACCTCCAAGTATATCGCCCAGGTCACGGTGATCGGGGACCGGCGAAAATACCTGACCGCGCTGGTGGTGATGGACCCGGAAACCGTGGCTGAATACGCACAGAGCAACAACATTGCCTTTACCGACATCAACGACCTGGGTCAGAAACCCGAGATTCTCAAGCTGATCGAGACCGAGGTGGCGGAAAAGAACAAGGCCTTTGCCTCGTTTGAAAACATCAAAAAGGTGACCATCGTGCCGGAGTTCACCATTGACAACGGCCTGATCACCCCCACCTTCAAGATCAAGCGCAACGTGGTTATGGAGCGGTTTGCCGAAAAGATCGACGCCATGTATCCCAAGGACTGA
- a CDS encoding TatD family hydrolase, producing the protein MIQLFDSHCHLDDRSYADDLDKVLDRAHVAGVAAAMVVGTTLESSNRAAALAAQHEGLFASVGVHPHDAARCTEHQIKSLGRIAAENPKVRAWGETGLDFNRMYSPEGDQEKWFERQIAAAQKAGLAMIFHERDSQGRFLQLLKSCFSNTQKGVVHCFSGTRAELSAYLDLGLYIGITGVLTHKTRGQDLRDMMGHIPDSRILIETDAPYLTPAPERNRFRRNEPAFVKSVFDTLAAIKNRDPADLAAVLWNNTCRLFDI; encoded by the coding sequence TGCCGACGACCTGGACAAGGTGCTGGACCGGGCGCATGTGGCCGGAGTGGCGGCGGCCATGGTGGTGGGCACCACCCTGGAAAGCTCAAACCGGGCCGCGGCACTGGCAGCGCAGCACGAGGGCCTGTTTGCCTCGGTGGGGGTCCACCCCCACGACGCGGCCCGGTGCACCGAACACCAGATCAAAAGCCTGGGCCGCATCGCCGCGGAAAACCCCAAAGTCCGGGCCTGGGGTGAAACCGGCCTGGATTTTAACCGCATGTACTCCCCTGAAGGCGACCAGGAAAAATGGTTCGAGCGGCAGATCGCGGCGGCGCAAAAAGCCGGGCTTGCCATGATCTTTCATGAACGGGACTCACAGGGGCGGTTTCTTCAGCTGCTCAAGTCCTGTTTTTCGAACACGCAAAAAGGGGTGGTCCACTGCTTTTCCGGCACCCGGGCCGAGCTGTCCGCCTACCTGGACCTGGGCCTCTATATCGGCATCACCGGCGTGCTGACCCACAAGACCCGGGGCCAGGACCTGCGGGACATGATGGGCCACATTCCGGACAGCCGAATTCTCATCGAAACCGACGCGCCCTACCTCACCCCGGCGCCGGAGCGCAACCGTTTCCGGCGCAATGAACCCGCCTTTGTAAAAAGCGTGTTTGACACCCTTGCCGCCATTAAAAATCGGGACCCCGCTGACCTGGCCGCCGTGCTGTGGAACAACACCTGCCGTCTGTTTGACATTTAA